DNA sequence from the Oncorhynchus clarkii lewisi isolate Uvic-CL-2024 chromosome 9, UVic_Ocla_1.0, whole genome shotgun sequence genome:
TTtcaatccctctccctctccctgtgctgtctgttgtgtgtgtAAATCAGAATTGGTCAAATTCAGTCACACCATTTGAGTTTAGGAATCCGCCGCTCTTTCGCCTCCACGGACCTGCTCACCAATGCGCATCCGCATTCAGCACACAGTGCACTTTCCCTGGACAGCCTGGAGGGGGTGCTATCGCTACACTCAGGTATGGACCAACCACAGCCATtgatttctatctctctctctctctgtctctctctctctctctctctctctctctctctctctctctctctctctctgtatttttattttattacgaTGCTACTCGTCCTGGggtctctttctcttctttacTTCTTTCTGTGGATGGATGCCCAGTTTCTTACACACACTTCTCCTTTCACCTTAACCCCATGTGTAACTTTATGGGGCACTCCCTTTCTGTCTCGCATCTCTTACAGAAAAAATCTTCAGTCATTTCTCAGTCAtttatatctctctttctctctctctctctctctctctctctctctctctctctctctctctctctctctctctctctctctctctgtctctctctctgtctctgtctctgtctcactttccctcCCCCACCTTATCTAAACACTTACTAATTTCATGAGAAAAGAAAGTGAAAGATACAACACACCCAATTGATACAGGAAATATGTGAGGAAAGGGTTTAATCATTTCTAGAAGTGCACTCAAGTTCAAAGCCCTTGAGCATTTGTGTGTTTCAAGTTTCATTAGTCATATGTGCGGGATAATGCTTCTCgatgcaacaacaacaagaaaTAATAAAGgataagaatacgaacataaagtaaatgactcagtagaatagagtaaatattttagcataagtataatagaggaaggcacaatttatagtccaatgtTTACGTGTGTTTTGTGGGAGGGGGGATTGGGGGGCAATTGTTTAAATTGTTCAGTATTTATCAATCTTAATAAGACTCTGGAATTTTTTTAACAAGTTTGTGCTGCTGAGTATGGCCGGTGGGAGGCCTGTAGCAGGGCACTGTCCCCATTTGGACTTTAACAGCTGTAACTGCCAATACCTGCAATCTATAGAAAAATGTGCCACCCCTGAGCGTCTGCTCATGTCGCCTATgtcaacgtagggatggtgccaggtttcctccagacgcgatgctcggtattcaggccaaagagttcaatcttggtttcctcagaccagagaatattttttctcattgcatgtgtgatttcgtctggccactctaccataaaggcctaattggtggagtgctgcagagatggttgttcttctggaaggttctcccatctccacagaggaactctagagccctgtcagagtgaccatcgagttcttggtcaccaccctgaccaaggcccccgatttctcagttttgccgggcggccagctctaggaaaagtcttggtggtttcaaacttcttctatttaagaatgatggaggccactgtgttcttaggaacCTTCAATAATGCAGAAATGTATTGTTACCcattcccagatctgtgccttgacacaatcctgtctcggagctctatggacaattccttcgacttcatagcttggtttttcctctgacatgcacagtcaagtgtgggaccttatatagacaggtgtgtgcctttccaaatcatgtccaatcagtgaatttaccacaggtggactccaatgaagttgtagaaacatctcaaggatgatcaatggaaaaggatagacctgagctcaatttcgagtcacatagcaaagggtctgaatacttatgtaaataattttTAATAATACATTAACAAAAATgtcaaaactgttttcactttgtcattatggggtattgtgtgtagattgctgaggaaattgttttatttaatccattttagaataaggccgtaatgtcacaaaatgtggaaaaggtcaaggggtctgaaaacttgcCAAAAGCACTGTAAGTGGACATTATAAAGGGCTATATTTTAGGCCAGTTTTTGTGGCAGTTGTAATGCACGTTTTTTTAATAGGCTATTTGTGTTTTTCCAATATGGCCTGtgtgctgattgagtttgacacccctgctttaggGCATTCGTTCTACCATTTATGACATTCTTCTGGTGAGCAatggtttatttagtcttctagtgCAACATACTGTATAATGACAGAAGATAAgctgcatgtacagtgccttgcgaaagtattcggcccccttgaactttgcgaccttttgccatatttcaggcttcaaacataaagatataaaactgtattttttttgtgaagaatcaacaacaagtgggacacaatcatgaagtggtacgacatttattgaaaatttcaaacttttttaacaaatccaaaactgaaaaattgggcgtgcaaaattattcagcccctttactttcagtgcagcaaactctttccagaagttcagtgaggatctctgaatgatccaatgttgacctaaatgactaatgaggataaatacaatccacctgtgtgtaatcaagtctccgtataaatgcacctgcactgtgatagtctcagaggtccgttaaaagcgcagagagcatcatgaagaacaaggaacacaccaggcaggtccgagatactgttgtgaagaagtttaaagccggatttggatacaaaaagatttcccaagctttaaacatcccaaggagcactgtgcaagcgataatattgaaatggaaggagtatcagaccactgcaaatctagcaagacctggccgtccctctaaactttcagctcatacaaggagaagactgatcagagatgcagccaagaggcccatgatcactctggatgaactgcagagatctacagctgaggtgggagactctgtccataggacaacaatcagtcgtatattgcacaaatctggcctttatggaagagtggcaagaagaaagccatttcttaaagatatccataaaaagtgttggttaaagtttgccataagccacctgggagacacaccaaacatgtggaagaaggtgctctggtcagatgaaaccaaaattgaactttttggcaacaatgcaatggcgtaaaagcaacacagctcatcaccttgaacacaccatccccactgtcaaacatggtggtggcagcatcatggtttgggcctgcttttcttcagcagggacagggaagatggttaaaattgatgggaagatggatggagccaaatacaggaccattctggaagaaaacctgatggagtctgcaaaagacctgagactgggacggagatttgtcttccaacaagacaatgatccaaaacataaagcaaaatctacaatggaatggttaaaaaataaacatatccaggtgttagaatggccaagtcaaagtccagacctgaatccaatcgagaatctgtggaaagaactgaaaactgctgttcacaaatgctctccatccaacctcactgagctcgagctgttttgcaaggaggaatgggaaaaaatgtcagtctctcaatgtgcaaaactgatagagacataccccaagcgacttacagctgtaattgcagcaaaaggtggcgctacaaagtattaacttaagggggctgaataattttgcacgcccaatttttcagtttttgatttgttaaaaaagtttgaaatatccaataaatgtcgttccacttcatgattgtgtcccacttgttgttgattcttcacaaaaaaatacagttttataactttatgtttgaagcctgaaatgtggcaaaaggtcgcaaagttcaagggggccgaatactttcgcaaggcactgtatctaattACAGACCAGTTGACTAACAAGTAGCTGACCAAAATATTGGAAATGATATGCAGAAACATGTCtaaattaggcaacaacaaaataGTCCTGCAACCCCGGTCAAAAAAATCATTCCACTGTCTCTGGCTGTAGCCTACAGCTAATTTTCTATATTTTGCGGGTGTTAGAGTCGGGTGCGGGcttcagattttcactttatcacatatagtcaGGCGGTTGaagatgggttattagcaattgcgggaGCGGGTGAACAAACCGTTGACCCGCTCACCACTATTTCTCATATTCTTTGGGGAGAACCCTGAGGTCTGTGTGGGAGTGCGCGAATGCATCTGCGCTAAGGTAtagagaatcagagcaggtggtcagtccagttcaagtgttcatcAAATGGCTTGTAGCAGAGATGAGCCTGTCGGTATCAGACCTTATTAGGGGTGTGCCGAGTAGTCGGACAAAACCAGTATCATAACGGATATGTGCAATTTTCTGGATACGTTTATGATCAGAGTATTTTTTGAAATTTATCCgtgataaaaatacaaaatacaaaattagGTGCCAGCAAACATCTTTTCATGTCAGTCAGTCATGTGCAAGGTTCCATGTGGTTTAAATCATGGTACCGGGCCGTAATGCAACCAGTctggatgttctcgatggtgaagcggtagtatttggagaggacccaGGGTGCCATGTccatttgtgtctctgtgtgtgtgtgtgcaggcctaagtgcatgtgtgtgtgtgcatgcatgcaatTGCCTATAGCCTTGTCATGTTTCCGCTAGTGTTTTCCAGTTCCCCACATGCTGTGTACTACAACTCATCAGGATCAAAGTTGTCCACCATGGTTTACCCTTTAACCCATGGCATCtcaaaccatgacatcattttcccaatatagtgcactactgaccAGAGCCTCTTGtctttaaagtagtgcactactaaagtaatagggtgtcatttgagatttGGACATTATTGGAAGTTTAAATCAAGGTGGACAACTCTAGTCCTGAAGAACCACAGTGTGTGGAGGCTTTTGTTCAAAACCATATTTGGCCCATGAAACATAATAGACtacctttcccctttccccttctctaTCAGACTCTAGAGTGGAGCTCCAGCCTACCAGTGACACCACCCTGAACCCCAGGAGCTCCCACAGCAGCCGGCTTTCCCTGGAGGCCATAGCGCTGCCTGCAGGTGGGGAGGGGAAGTGCAGCGACGGAAAAAAGAGTTTGGGCACGGAGCACGAGGAGAACTGGCAGGACGCCAGGGACGGCGCCAACGAGTTGCACCCTGAGGGTGATGAGGATTCGGGGTCCCTTGAGTCCATCGATGAGGAAGACGAGGAGGAAGGCTTAATGGTGGTAAACCTCAAAGCAAGTAAAGAGAAAAGGAAAAAGAGACATGATGTGGAGGGGACTTCAACTGAGAGCCCATCAAAGTACCTACAGGTCAGGCAGTGTAGAACTGATGTTTGGGGTTGTTTGCTTTAACATATTGGGAGATGGGTGGATGGTACATATTGGTTGAGGATGGAGTGAGAGTTACACAAGTTATTCCCATTCAATGTTATTCAATGAGTCCCTTGTAAAAGTACTTAAAAACTGAAAAGAAAACCCACTATTATCATTAAGGTTGTTTGAATGAGCTATTTTGATGTTGAAGCTATTGTGTTTTTACATTTGCAATGGTTACATCTACCACTCAGGAAGTGTGGTTAAATCCACCACCCAGGAAGTGAAAAACATGTGGCAAGGCTTTGAATACTATTGTATAGATTAGATTCTGCAGCATTATAAGAAACATCTGTCTTGTTTGTTTCTGTATTTTCTTTGGCTTTTGTCCCTGCAGGAATTCCATAGTTTACCCAAGAGGCTAGTGCCCTCTGAGATCACCCACTGTCTGTATGAACTAGAGGTGAGTAACAGACAGAAAGCAACTAAAACGGTGGGCTGGGTTCAAGTAGTATTGGGGTTTCtttctgtttgaaaagactgacATTTCAGCTTGTTTGCACAGGTGGGGTTTGTGGACCGGCTGACACCATCGCCAGACAATATAAGTTAACAGACCAATAAAGAGTTTGCCCTCCTCTCTGACAATAATAGTTTGTTTTCAGGTTACATTTCCCACCCATTAGGCTCCTCCAATTAGGTCCCTCACTCaggccactcccagacagtcctatctTGAGAAATAGCTTTTTGATAAGAATCTATTTTTGTTtccttttgaccattttaattaaaCAATCAATGTAAGGTACTTAATTCTTACCCAGAAAATCTTTGATATTGACATGAATACGGCTGCAGTGAACCTTTAACCGCAACAGATGTGTGTGGAGATGTTTGTTCTCTACTAACTACTCTGTCAGCTCGTAATGCTGGCATCTTGCCAGGTCTTTCCCGGATGCAAATAATAGTTAacttccttccctccctttctcatagGAGGAGTgcaggggagtggagagagagagcgacagtgtCAAATGGAAGATGGAGCTAATTCATCGCAGCGTGGTCACAGTCCAGGTGAAAGAAGGAGGTGGAAAAAGGgaggagcgaaagagagagagagaaagagggagaccaTGGCAAATGTGAAGAGGGATAAAATGTTCTAGCGTTGATAGCTTTCTCATGACTGCGGAATAAATATGTTGCTAAATATGCCATGCTgaagacaaattccaaatagatacagtatattgtacatgGAATGCTACTTTAACAGAAGTTTTTCTGCTGTAGCTAAATGAATTCATTCTATACTAGATTTTCAGGTTTGTACGTTATTTTCAGGAAACACTGCGGACTCTTCTGAAACGCTTGGTGGAGGCTCAGAGCAACGAAGCCCTGGACCCAACCCCAATACCGACcacccaccacctcctctccaccacccacCACCGCCCCCCTCACTcgccctctcactccctcttccaCTCCGCCAACCCTCTCTTGCTGGCAGACGCCCCCACCAAGATCCTTTCCACCTCCCAGGTGAACCAGGTGCCCTCCAACCTGTCCCAGTGTACACACCACCACTGCCTGACTCACCGTTCCGTGGCGCGCAGCCCATCCGAGACTTGCCTGACCGAGGCCAATGCCACCCTGACCCAGGGCCACTGCTGCCCCAGGACCACAAGCCCTGGAACCGCCACCCTGACCAGCTGTGCCCAGCgggggaaggagagggcagcAGCCCTCCATGCCATCACTGACCTGAGGTACTGGCAGTATAGATGCAGGCAGCCAATCagaagaataataataataatactaatagatGTATTTTATACAGCGCTTTTCATTACATACAGAatcaaacagacacagacacacatttacATTTCCTTTCACCATATTCAGCAAACCAAAAAAACACAAGTTTCATGAAAAAGATTGATTTACAGTATGTGGCCTTCtcccccctaacctctaaccccctaTAGGATGGACGTAGAGCACCTGCGCGCGGCCTATGAGGAGGGGCGCCAGGAGCACCGGGAGACCCTGGGGGTGCTGAgggccttccagaaggacatggGTACCCTGGTGTCCcactggcagagagacagacaggacagacagaagcAGAGTGACGTCGGCACACAGCTGGAGGCTATCAGACAGCAATCCAACAATGTCACTgagatgtgagtgtgtgtgtgtggggggggggggggggggggggggggggggcagagagaaagaaagggaggaataccttgtgagaaagagagtggaggAGCGAGCGAAGATCTGGACAGTTGGAAATGTGTTAGAGATGGGGATtgaaggggaggggggagtaaAAAGAGGAGAGTGAGACAACAAATGAGAGCAAAGGGAAGGAAATCAAGGGAACGGTATGGTTAAAAGCTGAGGCCtcggaggaagaaagagaagtcAGCAGACATTTTGAGACGAGTCTGTTCTTATTTGCCCCTTTCGATTATTATCATCATCTCTGAACCATCGCAGAGGACTGGTAACTAAAAGAAAACAACCACATTTCCTCAAGtcttatcattattttattagtgTTTCTTTATGCAACCAAATGAAATGGTGGTCGCTGAATATGATGCTGATAACAAAAGGCTTGTTTGGTGAAAAATTTGgctaaaatcaaatcacatttattcgTCACAATCACAGTTTATAGCATGTATAAaatgtgcagtgaaatgcttacgtgtTAGCGCCCTCAACAAAGAAGTACATTAATCAATTATCAATAATAACAATGAAGTCAACAATAACAAGTAATAGTAGGAGTAATAGCGAGTAGCAGAAGTGGGCTCTGGGGTGAGGTGTTAgtaagagcgtgtgtgtgtgtgtgtgtgtgtgtgtgtgtgtgtgtgtgtgtgtgtgtgtgtgtgtgtgtgtgtgtgtgtgtgtgtgtgtgtgtgtgtgtgtgtgtgtgtgtgtgtgtgtgtgtcaggactcGGCAGGCAGTTGCTGTGTTCGGTAAAGTGGGGCTTCAATTGGAGGGGCTGGGAGCAGTAGGAACTCTGGTCCGCTCTGCCTCTACCAAGCTGACACCCAACAGGtaggagtgagtgtgtgtctgtgtgtgttacctattGGTACGACTGTTGCATGCACCATTTTCTGTGATCTGATACtaaatgcttgtgtgtgtgtgtgtgtgtagctctcTACTGTGCCAGTGCTGCACTTCCAAGACAATGGATGGAGAGAGCAAAGAAGACTGAGAGCAAACATATAGTATTGTCTTGATTGAAACCGTTGAAATAAAACGTTTATCTGGAAATCTTATCTTCTTTCTGTTTTTTCCTTTTTCCTTTTTTTAACATTCTCACTGAGTTCAACTTAACTGCACATTAACTTGTGTTAATCTTTAACTTTTTCAAAAAGGGAAACAGGTAAGTCATTCACTATATGCTGCTTTGTGATACAGTACACATAGGCCTCTTTGGAGTTCAGTCACAGATAAATGTCATAAATGTACTGAACATCTTGTGGGACACTGTTGACggtaacacacacatgcacacccacatgcgcgcacacacagacgAAGGCACACATAAAAGGATCACCAATACTCTTTTGAACAACTTTGTAAAGGTAAGACGTGTAAATGCTTTATTTAAAAACACTTATTGAACAAGCAGGTGAAATCAAGGACAAAGCAACAGAGGAAACAGTGTTCcgctgtagctcagttggtagaggatGGCGCTACCAGGGTAACGGGTTCGTTTCCCGGGACCACTGGTACGTTATATTTATGCACgcatgtctgctaaatggcatacacTATCATTTATATATAACATTCAATTTTAAATGCTGTTGCCGTTTGAATCATGGTTCaagcattttacatttacaacaGTACATTTAGTCATTTAACACTTATCTAAAGTACTCATCTTTTGGTAGCGAGGTAAGACAACCAAATAGTCATAATAGACCAAACTTTTTCTCAGTAGAGCAACTATCAGCAAAGTCAGGGATAGTAATAAAAGACAAGTGAAAGTGTGCAAGAAAGGCAAGTAGCCTGCATGTTAAACTGTAAAAGAAatgtttaaaggtccaatgcagccatttttatctcaacatcaaatcatttctgggtaacaattaagtaccttactgtgattgttttcaattcaaatggtAAAAAGGTACAAAAATagattcttagcaaagagcaatttctcaggCAATGATTTTGTTAGGACTGTCTGGGTGTGGTTTAAGTGAGGAGGGGAAAACTGACAatttgctgttattggcagagaggtttggaactctctttctcaTTGGTCTACTAACTCATTTACAGCCTGGTGATGTCaacatggaaggccaaaactccctcCTACCAAAACAGGGGgacatttcaggcagtctttttacacagctcttacactaaaagggcattatcataattttcacaatttcacagtattattccaacctcatagtgtggaaatatatataaaacacagacaaatcacgtttttgactggaCTGGACCTTTAAAGCCTGAGATTAACATTCAATGGTTACTATGAGATGAGTAAATGGTATAAAATGTCTCTCCTACAGACACATCTGAAGTATTCAGTACATTCAACATATCTTTGCTATAAACTGGAATGGTATTCTATTTCGATATGGCCATCACTATTTGGCTATGCTAGAAATTATGAAATTGTGTAATTTTTCAACCACAAACCCAAACTGTAAGCCCGATCCTTAACCTTTACACAATATAAGGAACAAAAAGTTAGTAAAGCACTTGCTCAGCAGTTAAGACCCTTCTAGACTTTGCCATCTAGTCCCTACCCTCATTTTGGGGTCCTAAGCCATGCGAACCTGTTGGGTGACCACGTGAACCTGTTGGGGGCCTGATGTGGTCTGAGTCTTAACCTCACGAGCCATCTGGCACCAGGTACAGACGTAGCAGCAACACACCAATGCGACGTCTCCACACGTCGAACcctgagagggggaagagggaaggaCAGATGGATAGAAAATGAAAGCAGAGGACAAGAACATGTCAACAGGACAGAGTTAAAAGGGGATGAggacagaggtggagagaagaaTAGCAGGTGTAGCACAAGttaaggggagaaggagagagaaaaggttgAGTTTAACTCCATATTCAGTGTTATATTTAAAGGGTAATCAAGGCAATAACAACACTAAGAACAACAGCATTGAGGGGTGGGTTTaaaggggtggtggggggggggggggggggaagtgcaCCAACTTTATTTTTTCACACCTCAAACATCTGGTAGTTTCCAAAACCATATCCCCTCAGATGGGAAAGTAAGAAACACTGTGGATGGCAACGGATGTGGGTGCTGTGGAAACCACCACCCACCTACCCCCTCCCTTTTTCCACTCTCACCGCACCCTCCCTGCTCTCCCCCATCGGCACCCCCACCCTCTCGCAGGGCTCTTACCTGGATGCCGTAGCGTTCTCTCATGGAGGAGCGCATGCAGCAGGAGACAGCCATAAAGGCACATGGGTCCAGGAGGGGCATGCAGAGACACCAGCCGAAGTGGGAGGCCGTCTGACACTGAAAACAGGGGAAGCACCACAAGGCACAGCaacctgggagacacacacacacaattgaagGTCAACGTACAGTCAtgaccaaaagttttgagaatgacacaaatattaacttccacaaagtttgctgattcagtgtctttagatatttttgtctaatgttactatggaatactgaagtataattacaagcatttcataagtgacaaaggcttttattgacaattacatgaagttgatgcaaagagtcaatatttgcagtgttgccctttctttttcaagacctctgcaatccgccttgacatgctgtcaattaacttctggaccacactgatggcagcccattcttgcataatcaatgcttggagtttctcataatttgtggggttttgtttttccacccgcctcttgaggattgaccacaagttctcaatgggattaaggtctggggagtttctggccatggacccaaaatattgatcttttgttccctgagccacttagttatcacttttgccttatggcaaggtgctccatcatgctggaaaatgcattgttcgtcaccaaactgttcctggatggttgggagaagttgctctcagaggatgtgttggtaccattctttattcatggctgtgttcttagacaaagttgtgagtgagcccactacCTTGACTGAGAAGCTACCCCatacatgaatggtctcaggatgctttactgttggcatgacacaggactgatggtagcgctcaccttgtcttctccagacaagctgcttttttccggatgccccaaacaatcggaaatgggattcatcagagaaaatgactttaccccaatcctcagcagtccaatccctgtaccttttgcagaatatcagtctgtccctgatgtttttcctg
Encoded proteins:
- the LOC139416082 gene encoding placenta-specific gene 8 protein-like, with translation MAVHQQQITTVTTTQRSGEWSTGLCDCCSDMGTCCCALWCFPCFQCQTASHFGWCLCMPLLDPCAFMAVSCCMRSSMRERYGIQGSTCGDVALVCCCYVCTWCQMAREVKTQTTSGPQQVHVVTQQVRMA
- the LOC139417511 gene encoding uncharacterized protein, which translates into the protein MSDQSKCTTIYMSRELRRASDKALSTGAQEIRFPDHKSPPSLRIGQIQSHHLSLGIRRSFASTDLLTNAHPHSAHSALSLDSLEGVLSLHSDSRVELQPTSDTTLNPRSSHSSRLSLEAIALPAGGEGKCSDGKKSLGTEHEENWQDARDGANELHPEGDEDSGSLESIDEEDEEEGLMVVNLKASKEKRKKRHDVEGTSTESPSKYLQEFHSLPKRLVPSEITHCLYELEEECRGVERESDSVKWKMELIHRSVVTVQETLRTLLKRLVEAQSNEALDPTPIPTTHHLLSTTHHRPPHSPSHSLFHSANPLLLADAPTKILSTSQVNQVPSNLSQCTHHHCLTHRSVARSPSETCLTEANATLTQGHCCPRTTSPGTATLTSCAQRGKERAAALHAITDLRMDVEHLRAAYEEGRQEHRETLGVLRAFQKDMGTLVSHWQRDRQDRQKQSDVGTQLEAIRQQSNNVTEMTRQAVAVFGKVGLQLEGLGAVGTLVRSASTKLTPNSSLLCQCCTSKTMDGESKED